Proteins encoded together in one Desulfosporosinus meridiei DSM 13257 window:
- a CDS encoding HD-GYP domain-containing protein gives MVLITYLEPLSTAIFQVGELSSLDLFDKQGILLLSKGKPITANILELLRKRKLYTLKYKLNKSQRCNKTYKFDESEYQDIVGNIREVFENMCLFSVDHLYKTLSAVDKIIHELEGADQVYIDLNKFRQFDDDTYIHSVNVAILATLIGMQIGFAGQTLRDLTLGALLHDIGKGSIPPEILNKPSELTAKELEIIKKHPLIGEEMLKEADLSAEVLSIIRHHHERWNGHGYPDGVSQQAITINAQVVAVSDVFDALISDRPYRKGLPPYYALELIIAGSGEDFNENIVKSFLQCLVLYPKGSIVTLNTGEVGTVIKVQKSYPSRPIIKVLFDKYGNFLNSGRICDLSKDLTKFIASIDFKYVP, from the coding sequence GTGGTTTTGATAACTTATTTGGAACCTTTATCGACGGCAATATTCCAAGTTGGAGAGCTTTCTTCGCTTGATTTGTTTGATAAACAAGGAATACTTTTGTTATCTAAAGGCAAGCCTATCACAGCGAATATTCTAGAACTTCTCCGGAAACGCAAGCTTTACACCTTAAAATATAAGCTGAATAAATCTCAAAGGTGTAATAAAACCTACAAATTTGATGAATCTGAATACCAAGATATTGTGGGTAACATAAGAGAAGTTTTTGAAAATATGTGTCTTTTTAGTGTCGATCATTTGTATAAGACCTTATCTGCTGTGGATAAGATTATCCATGAGCTGGAAGGAGCCGATCAAGTATACATAGATCTAAATAAGTTTCGTCAGTTCGATGACGATACCTACATCCACTCCGTGAACGTGGCAATTTTAGCCACACTTATAGGGATGCAAATCGGTTTTGCCGGACAAACCCTAAGAGATTTAACCCTAGGTGCGTTGTTGCATGATATAGGTAAAGGATCAATACCTCCTGAGATTTTGAATAAGCCCTCAGAATTGACGGCTAAGGAATTAGAGATTATAAAGAAGCATCCCCTTATCGGTGAGGAGATGCTTAAAGAGGCGGATTTATCCGCTGAGGTGCTTTCAATTATTAGACACCACCATGAGCGCTGGAATGGCCATGGTTATCCTGATGGAGTAAGTCAGCAGGCGATTACTATTAACGCGCAAGTAGTTGCAGTTTCAGATGTGTTTGATGCTCTGATTAGTGATCGCCCCTATAGAAAAGGGCTGCCACCCTATTATGCCTTAGAATTAATCATTGCCGGTTCGGGTGAAGATTTTAATGAAAATATCGTTAAGAGCTTTCTGCAATGTTTAGTACTTTATCCCAAAGGTTCAATTGTCACCTTAAACACCGGAGAGGTCGGCACGGTAATAAAGGTTCAAAAAAGCTACCCCAGTCGTCCGATCATTAAAGTCTTGTTTGATAAGTATGGCAATTTCTTAAACAGTGGTAGGATATGTGATTTGTCAAAGGACTTGACAAAGTTCATAGCATCGATAGATTTTAAGTATGTGCCCTAA
- a CDS encoding 3-hydroxyacyl-CoA dehydrogenase, translating into MNLKQVVAFVTGGASGLGEATVRRVVNDGGKAMILDLAVERGEKLASELGGNALFQKMDVSNPESVEMALAKTVEMFGYLNVVVNCAGIATAEKVISKRGTHTLESFSKTLQVNLIGSFNVIRLAAAQMVGNEPNAGGERGVIICTASVAAYEGQIGQAAYSASKGGIVGMTLPIAREMAAHGIRVLTIAPGLFETPMFDSLPEDARKSLGSMIPFPSRLGYPEEYALLVRSILENPMLNGTTIRLDGAIRMQPK; encoded by the coding sequence ATGAATTTGAAACAAGTCGTGGCCTTTGTCACGGGAGGTGCTTCCGGCCTGGGTGAAGCAACAGTTCGACGAGTTGTCAATGATGGAGGCAAGGCTATGATTCTCGACTTGGCGGTAGAACGAGGAGAAAAGTTGGCCTCTGAATTAGGCGGCAATGCTCTATTTCAGAAAATGGATGTCAGTAATCCTGAGAGTGTGGAAATGGCCTTAGCTAAGACGGTTGAGATGTTTGGCTATCTAAATGTCGTGGTAAATTGTGCAGGCATCGCAACTGCTGAAAAGGTCATCAGTAAGAGGGGGACTCATACTTTAGAGAGCTTCTCTAAAACCCTGCAGGTAAATTTGATAGGAAGCTTTAACGTCATTCGGCTGGCTGCGGCCCAGATGGTCGGCAATGAACCTAACGCTGGGGGAGAGAGGGGTGTGATAATCTGCACGGCTTCCGTAGCCGCCTATGAAGGGCAAATCGGGCAGGCGGCTTACAGTGCTTCGAAGGGAGGAATTGTAGGGATGACCTTGCCCATAGCCCGAGAAATGGCTGCTCATGGTATTCGCGTGCTGACCATTGCTCCGGGTCTTTTTGAAACTCCCATGTTTGATTCTTTGCCCGAGGATGCTCGAAAGTCCCTGGGTTCCATGATCCCCTTCCCCTCAAGATTAGGCTATCCGGAAGAGTATGCACTCCTGGTAAGAAGCATCCTGGAGAATCCTATGCTCAATGGGACGACGATTCGTCTGGATGGAGCTATTCGCATGCAGCCTAAATAG
- a CDS encoding thiolase family protein produces MREAVIIEAVRTPIGRRKGLLSSLRSEDLAGMVLREVVKRAGVDSALVEDVVMGCVTQVGEQGFCIGRQAALIADYPLHVPGVTIDRQCGSSQQAVHFAAQAILAGDMDIVVAAGVENMSRVPMGSNVKGTDLSPELTSRYEIINQGLSTERIAQKWGISRQQMDEFSLESHSKAVKAQEAGRFEREIMPIKVVLPDGSEKIFNTDEGPRRDTSLEKLAGLKSPFLENGQVTAGNASQISDGAAAVLVMSREKALALGLKPRFRILARSVVGSDPTLMLTGPIPATAKILAKAGLSLSDIDIFEVNEAFAAIPLAWLIDTGADPQKLNPNGGAIALGHPLGASGARLMTTLIHELERTGGRYGLQVMCEGHGMANATIIERLD; encoded by the coding sequence GTGAGAGAAGCAGTGATCATTGAAGCGGTGAGAACCCCCATAGGTCGAAGAAAGGGATTATTGAGCAGCCTTCGCTCGGAAGATTTGGCAGGTATGGTGTTGAGAGAAGTTGTGAAGCGGGCAGGAGTGGATTCGGCTTTAGTCGAGGATGTGGTTATGGGCTGTGTTACTCAAGTTGGGGAGCAAGGTTTTTGTATCGGAAGGCAGGCAGCCTTGATTGCTGATTATCCCTTACATGTACCCGGGGTGACAATTGATCGTCAGTGTGGATCCAGTCAACAGGCAGTCCATTTTGCTGCTCAAGCAATTTTAGCCGGAGATATGGATATTGTGGTGGCGGCAGGTGTGGAAAATATGTCGCGAGTTCCTATGGGCTCCAATGTCAAAGGGACGGATTTATCCCCAGAGCTTACCTCGCGCTATGAGATTATTAATCAAGGCCTCTCTACGGAACGAATTGCCCAAAAATGGGGGATTAGCCGCCAACAAATGGATGAGTTTTCTTTAGAAAGCCATAGCAAGGCAGTTAAGGCTCAAGAAGCAGGCCGGTTTGAACGGGAGATAATGCCTATTAAGGTGGTTTTACCGGATGGCAGCGAGAAGATATTTAACACAGATGAGGGCCCTAGACGGGATACAAGCTTAGAGAAACTGGCCGGTTTAAAATCTCCCTTTTTAGAAAATGGGCAAGTTACCGCCGGTAATGCCAGTCAGATTTCAGATGGAGCAGCAGCAGTACTTGTCATGTCTCGTGAAAAAGCTTTGGCATTAGGGCTAAAGCCTCGTTTCAGGATTCTGGCCAGAAGTGTAGTAGGATCCGATCCGACTCTAATGCTTACAGGGCCCATTCCGGCTACAGCAAAGATACTGGCCAAAGCCGGTCTCAGCCTCTCGGACATTGATATTTTTGAGGTGAATGAGGCATTTGCTGCAATTCCTTTAGCTTGGCTGATAGACACGGGAGCTGATCCGCAGAAGCTTAATCCCAATGGAGGAGCTATTGCCCTAGGTCATCCGCTGGGAGCCAGCGGAGCACGCCTTATGACCACCCTGATCCACGAACTGGAACGAACAGGTGGACGCTATGGGCTGCAGGTCATGTGTGAAGGACATGGTATGGCCAATGCCACAATTATCGAGCGATTGGATTAA
- a CDS encoding ABC transporter permease, translating to MGLLKYIARRLFFLVFLVIGVSLVVFVISHSVPSDPVLANLSQRNIDNPEMVEAFKAKWGMDKPLYTQYFIYVGNLVQGDLGTSIRTQRPVLDDLQDYFPATIELAIFSIIIAIIFGMLFGIISAIKRNSAMDQLIRGISVLGVSVPSFWLGLMFLLLFYVHFGIAPGPGRISPYLKPPVEVTHLYVIDALLAGNWSLARDALWHLLLPGLVLGSFTMGLITRTTRSSLLEVMSLDFIRTARAKGLTEKMIIMRHALGNALIPVVTVIGIGFGNLLGGMVLVETIFAWPGIGQYAYKAAGNLDFPAIIGVSILISINYVVINLLVDILYGILDPRVRYH from the coding sequence TTGGGACTTCTCAAGTATATAGCAAGAAGATTGTTTTTCTTAGTGTTCCTGGTCATAGGAGTTTCCCTGGTTGTCTTTGTCATTTCTCACTCAGTGCCCAGTGACCCGGTTTTGGCCAATTTAAGTCAGAGAAATATTGATAACCCTGAAATGGTAGAGGCTTTTAAAGCCAAGTGGGGGATGGATAAACCCTTGTACACTCAATATTTTATCTATGTCGGCAATTTGGTTCAGGGTGATTTAGGTACCTCTATCAGAACTCAGCGGCCGGTACTGGATGATTTGCAGGACTATTTTCCCGCCACTATTGAATTAGCGATTTTCTCAATTATTATTGCCATTATTTTTGGTATGCTGTTTGGAATTATTTCGGCCATTAAGCGCAATAGCGCAATGGATCAACTGATTAGGGGTATTTCTGTTTTAGGAGTATCTGTACCTAGTTTTTGGTTGGGACTTATGTTCTTACTGCTGTTTTATGTACATTTTGGAATAGCTCCAGGCCCTGGGCGAATAAGCCCTTATCTGAAGCCGCCCGTTGAAGTGACTCACCTTTACGTTATTGACGCTCTTCTGGCTGGAAATTGGAGTTTGGCCAGGGATGCTTTATGGCATTTGCTTTTACCCGGGTTGGTCTTGGGCTCTTTTACCATGGGCTTGATTACTCGTACAACTCGTTCCAGTCTGCTGGAAGTTATGTCCTTAGATTTCATTCGTACGGCAAGGGCAAAAGGTCTGACGGAAAAAATGATTATCATGCGTCATGCCTTAGGAAATGCCTTAATTCCTGTTGTTACGGTCATAGGTATAGGGTTTGGCAACCTTCTAGGTGGTATGGTGTTAGTAGAAACGATATTTGCCTGGCCTGGTATCGGGCAATATGCCTATAAGGCAGCAGGGAATTTGGATTTTCCTGCTATCATTGGGGTATCAATCTTGATTTCCATTAACTATGTTGTGATTAATTTGCTCGTGGACATTCTTTATGGAATTCTTGACCCCAGAGTGAGGTATCATTAA
- a CDS encoding acyl-CoA dehydrogenase family protein, whose amino-acid sequence MDFELSEEQQAFQSLAYKFALKEFPPFAQECDREEKYPREVWQKACEAGLVGIAIPEEYGGPGGGWIETALITEQLSRVDLGLGLAAVAATFGAENIINYGSEEQKKTYLPLLPAGKAIFAGAYTEPNAGSDVAGTSTRAVKDGSDYIINGSKTFITNGTICDYMVALCVTNPDSPKKTQRHSLIIVDANSPGITRMKIHGKMGIRASDTAEITFEDVRVPQANLVGKEGNGFYQLMHFFDQTRIMVASQGLGLAQGALDLALKYVQERKTFGVPLAANQAIQFQLAEMATRIELARNIIYKAAWKADNGQLDPALNAMAKFYSGETAVWVTDKALQMHGGYGYIDEYDIQRFYRDAKILEIYEGAKEIEKITIAKRLF is encoded by the coding sequence GTGGATTTTGAACTATCTGAAGAGCAACAAGCCTTCCAAAGCCTTGCTTACAAATTTGCCCTGAAGGAATTTCCACCCTTCGCCCAAGAATGTGATCGCGAGGAAAAATACCCTCGAGAAGTCTGGCAAAAAGCCTGTGAAGCCGGGCTGGTGGGAATTGCTATTCCAGAAGAATATGGCGGCCCAGGAGGAGGCTGGATTGAAACAGCTTTAATCACAGAACAACTATCTCGGGTAGATTTGGGCCTTGGCCTAGCCGCTGTTGCAGCAACTTTCGGAGCAGAAAACATCATAAATTATGGCAGCGAAGAGCAGAAGAAGACCTATCTCCCCTTACTGCCGGCCGGGAAGGCAATTTTCGCCGGGGCCTATACCGAGCCAAACGCCGGGAGCGATGTGGCAGGAACCTCAACTCGCGCTGTTAAAGATGGTTCAGACTATATCATTAATGGCAGCAAAACCTTTATTACCAACGGAACAATTTGTGACTACATGGTGGCCCTATGCGTCACAAACCCTGACTCACCGAAAAAAACTCAGCGTCACAGTTTAATAATTGTTGATGCCAACAGCCCGGGGATTACTCGAATGAAAATCCACGGCAAGATGGGAATTCGTGCCTCGGATACAGCTGAAATCACCTTTGAAGATGTCCGAGTTCCTCAAGCCAATCTTGTCGGTAAAGAAGGAAATGGCTTTTACCAACTAATGCACTTCTTTGATCAGACCCGCATCATGGTTGCCTCTCAAGGGCTTGGTTTAGCTCAAGGGGCCTTAGATTTAGCCTTAAAATATGTTCAAGAACGCAAGACCTTTGGTGTCCCTCTGGCTGCTAACCAAGCCATCCAGTTCCAACTGGCCGAGATGGCAACACGAATAGAATTAGCCAGGAACATAATTTATAAGGCCGCTTGGAAGGCGGATAATGGACAGCTGGATCCTGCACTTAATGCCATGGCCAAATTCTATTCCGGTGAAACCGCAGTCTGGGTTACTGACAAAGCTTTACAAATGCATGGCGGCTATGGTTATATCGACGAATATGATATTCAACGTTTTTATCGCGATGCTAAGATTTTAGAAATTTATGAAGGTGCCAAGGAGATCGAGAAAATTACCATTGCCAAACGCTTGTTTTAA
- a CDS encoding ABC transporter substrate-binding protein → MRKNLRVLVALLTCVLLFVVGCGGSKDAATKPEGSDGTKQLIMALDPDYETFDPGLAYEVYALLVLHPVYDTLMQFEDNLDAPIDGIAESHEVSKDGLTYTFKLHKGVKFASGNPLSAQDVKWSVERSINLKGNGAFLTDGIKSIETPDQNTVVFNLKEQDASFLTKLTYNAFGVIDSKLAMENGATNAADASTSDKAKLWFDTHSAGSGPYVIESYTPKVEVVLARNKNYWGEAPYYDKVVLKAISDPGTQLMMLEKGDIDIAFNLGPEHVKQIQNKPGIEIKKAQSMTLTFLLMNRDPKVGGPIANPDVQKAIRLALDYRGMQTIAGEGSITPVAPFQVGFLGTLPPRDPKTAQDIEKAKELMKKAGYEKGFKTTLEVATLAVEGMDLPTLAQKIQNDLLQIGIETEIKTSDIMVALDPYRKGTQALSLWYWGPDYPDPNTQLAFLPGNPVGLRANWTAEMNPKLVELGKKAAVEVDKAARIKNLEDIQKMMDEDSAFDVLLQHARHYATRDNIKGTDYIDLYKINLKNVSAK, encoded by the coding sequence AACTAAGCCTGAAGGCTCGGATGGTACCAAACAGTTGATTATGGCCCTGGATCCTGATTATGAAACCTTTGATCCGGGTCTGGCCTACGAGGTATACGCTTTACTAGTCCTGCATCCCGTTTATGATACCTTGATGCAGTTTGAGGATAATCTGGATGCCCCTATTGATGGTATTGCGGAAAGCCATGAGGTCAGCAAGGATGGTCTAACCTATACCTTTAAGCTTCATAAGGGAGTAAAGTTTGCCAGCGGCAATCCTCTTTCTGCTCAAGATGTTAAGTGGAGCGTGGAGAGATCGATTAACCTAAAGGGAAATGGGGCCTTCTTAACAGATGGAATTAAATCCATCGAGACTCCGGATCAGAATACTGTTGTTTTTAACCTGAAGGAGCAAGACGCATCCTTCTTAACTAAATTGACCTATAATGCCTTTGGTGTTATTGACAGCAAATTGGCTATGGAGAATGGGGCAACTAATGCCGCAGACGCCAGTACCTCTGATAAGGCCAAACTGTGGTTTGATACCCACTCTGCCGGATCAGGTCCTTACGTGATTGAATCTTACACTCCTAAAGTGGAAGTGGTCTTAGCTCGGAATAAGAATTATTGGGGAGAAGCTCCCTATTACGATAAGGTTGTTTTAAAAGCAATTTCTGATCCCGGAACCCAATTAATGATGCTGGAAAAAGGAGATATCGATATTGCCTTTAATTTAGGACCTGAACATGTTAAGCAAATTCAAAACAAACCGGGGATTGAAATTAAGAAAGCCCAATCAATGACCCTAACCTTTTTATTGATGAACAGGGATCCTAAAGTTGGCGGCCCGATTGCTAACCCGGATGTGCAAAAGGCAATTCGCTTAGCCTTAGACTATCGAGGAATGCAGACAATAGCCGGTGAAGGTTCGATAACACCTGTAGCGCCCTTCCAAGTCGGATTTTTAGGAACTCTGCCTCCACGAGATCCCAAAACTGCTCAAGATATCGAGAAGGCGAAAGAGTTAATGAAAAAAGCCGGTTATGAAAAAGGCTTTAAGACTACCTTGGAAGTAGCTACTTTGGCAGTTGAGGGTATGGATTTACCGACCTTGGCTCAAAAGATCCAGAACGATTTGCTGCAAATAGGTATTGAAACAGAAATCAAAACCTCTGATATTATGGTAGCCCTGGACCCCTATCGTAAAGGCACTCAGGCCTTGTCCCTTTGGTATTGGGGCCCTGACTATCCGGATCCAAACACTCAATTAGCGTTTTTACCCGGGAACCCCGTAGGTCTGCGTGCTAATTGGACAGCTGAAATGAATCCTAAATTAGTAGAATTGGGTAAGAAAGCAGCGGTAGAGGTAGACAAAGCTGCCCGCATCAAGAACCTTGAAGATATTCAAAAAATGATGGATGAAGATAGTGCCTTTGATGTCTTACTCCAGCATGCTCGTCATTACGCAACTCGTGATAACATCAAAGGTACAGACTATATTGATCTCTACAAAATAAATTTAAAAAATGTTTCAGCAAAATAA
- a CDS encoding ABC transporter permease, protein MLLRIMKNNFLFSIGIIVCSLWIVIALVAPLITPYNYLAQDLAHRFQAPSSLHWFGTDSIGRDVFSRVLMGSRISLIAGLATIILASFVGMIYGGIAGYIGGLTDEIMMRISEMVMAFPGIILAMTIAAALGPSLYNTLLAMAIIWWPNYARVMRSMVIANKENEYVEAAKSLGASHFRIFFNEILPNSVGPVLVLATLDFGNAILLFSGLSFLGLGSPPPTPEWGAMVADGVLNFNYWWIGTFPGLAILTMAVGTNFIGDSLRDFLDPRLRKEL, encoded by the coding sequence ATGCTGCTGCGAATTATGAAAAACAACTTTCTGTTTTCGATAGGGATAATTGTATGTTCTTTGTGGATTGTAATTGCTCTGGTGGCGCCCTTGATTACCCCTTATAACTATTTGGCCCAAGATCTGGCCCATCGCTTTCAAGCCCCCAGCAGTCTTCATTGGTTTGGTACGGACAGCATCGGCCGAGATGTTTTTAGTCGTGTATTGATGGGCAGCCGCATCTCTCTGATTGCCGGACTGGCGACTATTATTCTGGCGTCCTTTGTTGGAATGATCTATGGCGGTATTGCCGGCTATATTGGTGGACTTACTGATGAAATCATGATGAGAATCTCAGAAATGGTCATGGCCTTCCCCGGTATTATTTTAGCTATGACTATCGCAGCTGCCTTAGGTCCCAGCCTGTATAATACTCTGTTGGCAATGGCGATCATTTGGTGGCCTAACTATGCTCGAGTAATGCGCAGTATGGTTATTGCCAACAAAGAGAATGAGTATGTGGAAGCGGCCAAATCCCTGGGTGCCTCCCATTTTAGAATATTTTTTAACGAGATTCTCCCCAATAGCGTTGGACCGGTTTTAGTCTTGGCAACTCTGGATTTTGGCAATGCGATTCTTCTTTTTTCGGGCTTGAGCTTTTTAGGGTTAGGTTCTCCTCCCCCCACTCCGGAATGGGGAGCAATGGTTGCCGATGGCGTATTGAATTTTAACTATTGGTGGATTGGGACTTTTCCTGGCTTAGCGATTCTCACAATGGCAGTAGGAACGAATTTCATAGGGGACAGCTTAAGGGACTTTTTGGATCCTAGGTTGAGAAAGGAGCTTTAG